The following DNA comes from Acidobacteriota bacterium.
CCCTGAGAGGCCGGCCGTTGCGGATGGTCGTTCGTAAATCGCTTTGGGGAGAGGATCGGGTAACCATCGAGCTTACCGAAGGAACACATTGGTCTATTCCTGTCGGCTGGACGGATTTGGCGGTC
Coding sequences within:
- a CDS encoding DUF5372 family protein is translated as MVHPFHPLRGRPLRMVVRKSLWGEDRVTIELTEGTHWSIPVGWTDLAVEDPYISLGAGRSFFRVRDLIELARLVSGGLR